The following are encoded in a window of Providencia rettgeri genomic DNA:
- a CDS encoding transcriptional regulator: MSDSLPSHDLSDINILDNQPFAETDHEILKSYEAAVDGLAMLIGGHCEIVLHSLEDLNCSAVRIANGQHTGRKIGSPITDLALRMLHDMADEESSVSKAYFTKAKSGDLMKSVTIAIRNRKQRVIGLLCINMNLDVPFSEIIQSFVPETKQEVTSDVNFASSVDDLVAQTLEYTIEEVGADRNVSNNAKNKQVVLNLYEKGIFDIKDAINQVADRLNISKHTVYLYIRQFKSGE; encoded by the coding sequence ATGTCAGATTCTTTACCGTCACACGACCTCAGCGATATAAATATACTTGATAATCAACCTTTTGCTGAGACTGACCACGAGATCCTAAAATCATATGAAGCGGCGGTTGATGGCTTAGCCATGTTGATTGGTGGCCACTGTGAAATTGTGCTTCACTCATTGGAAGACCTAAACTGTTCTGCGGTGAGAATTGCGAATGGTCAGCATACAGGGCGTAAAATTGGCTCGCCAATTACGGATTTAGCACTGCGCATGTTGCATGATATGGCAGATGAAGAGTCTAGTGTTTCTAAAGCCTATTTTACCAAAGCGAAAAGCGGTGATTTAATGAAATCAGTGACAATCGCAATCCGTAACCGCAAGCAGCGTGTCATTGGTTTACTGTGCATCAATATGAACTTGGATGTACCATTCTCAGAAATTATTCAATCGTTTGTCCCTGAAACAAAACAAGAAGTGACTTCAGATGTAAACTTTGCTTCTTCTGTCGATGACTTAGTGGCTCAAACATTAGAGTACACGATCGAGGAAGTGGGGGCCGACCGTAATGTCTCGAATAATGCAAAGAATAAACAAGTGGTTCTGAATCTTTATGAAAAAGGTATTTTCGATATCAAAGATGCGATTAACCAAGTGGCCGATCGTTTAAATATCTCCAAACATACCGTTTATTTGTATATTCGTCAGTTTAAGAGTGGTGAATGA
- the tusD gene encoding sulfurtransferase complex subunit TusD — translation MSRANPLTYCILVTGPAYGTQQAASAYQFAKALLAEGHTLKTVFFYREGVLNANLLTSPATDEFDLLAAWQQLAKEAGCEMHICVSAALRRGVVDQEQAKSLSLPVNNLADGFIMSGLGSLAEAMMTTDRTLQF, via the coding sequence ATGAGTCGCGCCAATCCATTAACGTACTGTATTTTAGTGACAGGCCCAGCGTATGGGACACAGCAAGCTGCAAGTGCGTATCAATTTGCCAAAGCCCTTCTTGCAGAAGGGCACACGTTAAAGACCGTGTTTTTTTATCGTGAAGGTGTTCTGAACGCAAACTTACTCACCTCCCCTGCAACGGACGAATTTGATTTGCTCGCTGCTTGGCAGCAATTAGCTAAAGAAGCAGGCTGTGAAATGCACATTTGCGTTTCTGCTGCCTTACGGCGTGGGGTAGTTGACCAAGAACAGGCTAAAAGCTTATCTTTACCCGTTAATAACTTAGCTGATGGGTTTATCATGAGTGGGTTGGGTAGCCTTGCTGAAGCTATGATGACAACCGATAGAACCCTTCAATTTTAA
- the tusC gene encoding sulfurtransferase complex subunit TusC gives MKKIAFVFMTMPHGSASGREGLDALLATSALTDEIEVFFISDGIFQLLANQQPKAILARDYIATFKILPLYDIENIYLCQQSLQERGLPEQNEYVVTPKILSALEIQQKIADCDVVLKF, from the coding sequence GTGAAAAAAATCGCCTTCGTTTTTATGACAATGCCCCATGGAAGTGCCAGTGGGCGAGAAGGGTTGGATGCGTTACTGGCAACCTCTGCATTAACCGATGAGATTGAAGTATTTTTTATTTCAGATGGCATTTTTCAACTTCTCGCAAACCAACAACCTAAAGCCATTCTTGCACGGGACTACATTGCAACCTTTAAAATACTGCCGTTATATGACATTGAAAATATTTATCTTTGTCAACAATCCCTTCAGGAGCGTGGGTTACCCGAACAAAATGAGTATGTTGTTACGCCTAAAATTCTTAGCGCGCTTGAAATTCAGCAAAAAATAGCCGATTGCGATGTGGTGTTGAAATTTTGA
- the tusB gene encoding sulfurtransferase complex subunit TusB: protein MLYTLATSPFKCDFAAILRLITDKDAVLLMQDGVATAISQSPHLDALQKTGAQLYALDVDVNARGLQNTLSSAVSVITYQGFVKLTEVQKQHFAL, encoded by the coding sequence ATGCTTTATACATTAGCAACATCTCCGTTTAAGTGTGATTTTGCGGCAATACTCCGTTTAATTACAGACAAAGACGCGGTTTTATTGATGCAAGATGGTGTGGCTACTGCAATATCCCAGTCACCTCACCTTGATGCATTACAAAAAACGGGGGCACAATTGTATGCGTTGGATGTCGATGTCAACGCTCGAGGGTTACAAAATACCCTGTCATCCGCCGTTTCTGTGATCACATATCAAGGTTTTGTGAAACTAACAGAAGTCCAAAAGCAACATTTTGCCCTATAA
- the rpsL gene encoding 30S ribosomal protein S12, protein MATINQLVRKSRSSKVVKSNVPALEACPQKRGVCTRVYTTTPKKPNSALRKVCRVRLTNGFEVSSYIGGEGHNLQEHSVILIRGGRVKDLPGVRYHTVRGALDCSGVKDRKQARSKYGAKKPKA, encoded by the coding sequence ATGGCAACTATTAATCAGCTGGTACGCAAATCTCGTAGCTCGAAAGTTGTTAAAAGCAACGTTCCAGCACTGGAAGCTTGCCCGCAAAAACGTGGCGTATGTACTCGTGTATATACTACCACTCCTAAAAAACCAAACTCAGCATTACGTAAAGTATGCCGTGTTCGTTTAACTAACGGTTTCGAAGTTTCTTCCTACATCGGTGGTGAAGGCCACAACTTGCAGGAACACTCCGTAATCCTGATCCGTGGCGGTCGTGTTAAAGACTTGCCAGGTGTGCGTTATCACACCGTTCGCGGTGCACTGGACTGTTCTGGTGTTAAAGACCGTAAACAAGCTCGTTCTAAATACGGCGCGAAAAAACCTAAGGCTTAA
- the rpsG gene encoding 30S ribosomal protein S7, which yields MPRRRVIGQRKILPDPKFGSELLAKFVNILMVDGKKSTAEAIVYNALETLAQRSGKTELDAFELALDNVRPTVEVKSRRVGGSTYQVPVEVRPVRRNALAMRWIVDAARKRGDKSMALRLANELSDAAENKGSAVKKREDVHRMAEANKAFAHYRW from the coding sequence ATGCCACGTCGTCGCGTAATAGGTCAACGTAAAATTCTTCCAGATCCTAAGTTCGGATCAGAATTACTGGCCAAATTTGTCAATATCCTGATGGTAGACGGGAAAAAATCTACTGCTGAAGCAATCGTATATAACGCTCTTGAGACTCTTGCTCAGCGTTCTGGTAAAACTGAACTTGATGCATTCGAATTAGCACTGGATAACGTGCGTCCGACTGTGGAAGTTAAATCCCGCCGTGTTGGTGGTTCAACTTACCAAGTTCCAGTTGAAGTTCGCCCGGTTCGTCGTAATGCCCTGGCAATGCGTTGGATCGTTGATGCTGCTCGTAAACGCGGTGATAAATCTATGGCACTTCGCCTGGCAAATGAATTATCAGACGCTGCTGAAAACAAAGGTTCCGCTGTTAAGAAACGTGAAGACGTTCACCGTATGGCAGAAGCTAACAAGGCGTTCGCACACTACCGTTGGTAA
- the fusA gene encoding elongation factor G gives MARQTPIARYRNIGISAHIDAGKTTTSERILFYTGVNHKIGETHEGSATMDWMEQEQERGITITSAATTAFWSGMAKQYEPHRINIIDTPGHVDFTIEVERSMRVLDGAVMVYCAVGGVQPQSETVWRQANKYKVPRIAFVNKMDRMGANFLRVVEQLKTRLAANAVPLQLPVGAEEAFTGVVDLLKMKAIKWSDEDQGVTFEYEDIPANMQEAAEEWHNNLIETAAEASEELMEKYLGGEELTEAEIKAALRQRVLASEIILVTCGSAFKNKGVQAMLDAVVDYLPAPTDVPAINGILDDGKDTPAERHASDDEPFSSLAFKIATDPFVGNLTFFRVYSGVVNSGDTVLNAVKAKKERFGRIVQMHANKREEIKEVRAGDIAAAIGLKDVTTGDTLCAVDAPIILERMEFPEPVISVAIEPKTKADQEKMGIALGRLAQEDPSFRVSSDEETNQTIIAGMGELHLDVLVDRMRREFKVEANVGKPQVAYREAITAKVTDIEGKHAKQSGGRGQYGHVVIDMFPLDKNDKDGQPMDYEFINEIKGGVIPTEYIPAVDKGIQEQLKSGPLAGYPVVNMGVRLHFGSYHDVDSSELAFKLAASIAFKDGFKKAKPVLLEPIMKVEVETPEDYMGDVIGDLNRRRGMIEGMDDLPTGKVVRAQVPLSEMFGYATDLRSQTQGRASYSMEFLKYNEAPNNVAQAVIEARNAK, from the coding sequence ATGGCCCGTCAAACGCCCATAGCACGTTATCGTAATATCGGTATCAGTGCACACATCGACGCCGGTAAGACCACAACTTCTGAACGTATTCTGTTCTATACTGGTGTAAACCATAAAATTGGTGAAACTCACGAAGGTTCTGCAACAATGGACTGGATGGAGCAGGAGCAAGAGCGTGGTATTACTATCACATCTGCAGCGACTACTGCATTCTGGTCTGGTATGGCAAAACAGTATGAGCCACACCGTATCAATATCATCGACACCCCAGGGCACGTTGACTTCACTATCGAAGTAGAACGTTCTATGCGTGTTCTTGATGGCGCAGTAATGGTTTACTGTGCGGTTGGTGGTGTTCAGCCACAGTCTGAAACTGTATGGCGTCAGGCTAACAAATATAAAGTTCCACGTATTGCGTTCGTTAACAAAATGGACCGTATGGGTGCGAACTTCTTACGTGTTGTTGAGCAATTAAAAACTCGTTTAGCAGCTAATGCAGTTCCATTACAATTACCAGTTGGCGCAGAAGAAGCGTTCACAGGTGTTGTTGACTTGCTGAAAATGAAAGCAATCAAGTGGAGCGATGAAGACCAAGGTGTTACCTTCGAATACGAAGATATCCCTGCGAACATGCAAGAAGCAGCTGAAGAGTGGCACAACAACCTGATTGAAACCGCAGCAGAAGCATCAGAAGAACTGATGGAAAAATATCTGGGCGGTGAAGAACTGACTGAAGCAGAAATTAAAGCTGCATTACGTCAACGTGTTCTTGCTAGCGAAATTATCCTGGTTACCTGTGGTTCTGCGTTTAAGAACAAAGGTGTTCAGGCAATGCTGGATGCAGTTGTTGATTACTTACCTGCGCCAACAGATGTACCTGCAATTAATGGTATTCTGGACGATGGTAAAGACACACCAGCAGAGCGTCACGCAAGTGATGATGAGCCATTCTCATCATTAGCATTTAAAATTGCAACTGACCCATTTGTTGGTAACTTAACGTTCTTCCGTGTTTACTCTGGTGTTGTTAACTCAGGTGACACAGTATTGAACGCAGTTAAAGCGAAGAAAGAACGTTTTGGTCGTATCGTACAGATGCACGCTAACAAACGTGAAGAGATTAAAGAAGTTCGCGCTGGTGATATCGCGGCGGCTATCGGTCTGAAAGACGTAACTACAGGTGATACTTTATGTGCAGTTGATGCACCAATCATCCTGGAGCGTATGGAATTCCCAGAGCCAGTAATCTCTGTTGCAATTGAACCAAAAACGAAAGCTGACCAAGAAAAAATGGGTATCGCATTAGGCCGTCTGGCTCAAGAAGACCCATCTTTCCGCGTATCAAGTGATGAAGAGACTAATCAGACTATCATCGCTGGTATGGGTGAATTGCACTTAGACGTTCTGGTTGACCGTATGCGTCGTGAATTTAAAGTTGAAGCGAACGTTGGTAAACCTCAAGTTGCTTACCGTGAAGCAATCACTGCTAAAGTGACTGATATCGAAGGTAAACACGCGAAACAGTCTGGTGGTCGTGGTCAGTACGGTCATGTCGTTATCGATATGTTCCCTCTGGACAAAAACGATAAAGACGGCCAGCCAATGGATTACGAATTTATCAACGAAATCAAAGGTGGTGTAATCCCTACTGAATACATCCCTGCGGTTGATAAAGGTATCCAAGAGCAGCTGAAATCTGGCCCATTAGCGGGTTACCCTGTTGTTAACATGGGTGTTCGTCTGCATTTCGGTTCATACCATGATGTTGACTCATCTGAACTGGCATTTAAACTTGCGGCTTCAATCGCGTTTAAAGATGGCTTCAAAAAAGCGAAACCTGTTCTGCTTGAGCCAATCATGAAAGTCGAAGTGGAAACACCAGAAGACTACATGGGTGATGTTATTGGTGACCTGAACCGTCGTCGTGGTATGATTGAAGGTATGGATGACCTGCCTACTGGTAAAGTCGTTCGTGCACAAGTACCATTGTCCGAAATGTTCGGTTATGCTACTGACCTGCGTTCTCAGACACAAGGTCGTGCTTCATACTCTATGGAGTTCCTGAAGTACAATGAAGCACCAAACAACGTTGCACAGGCTGTTATCGAAGCTCGTAACGCTAAATAA
- the tuf gene encoding elongation factor Tu yields the protein MSKEKFERSKPHVNVGTIGHVDHGKTTLTAAITTVLAKTYGGNARAFDQIDNAPEEKARGITISTSHVEYDTPTRHYAHVDCPGHADYVKNMITGAAQMDGAILVVAATDGPMPQTREHILLGRQVGVPYIIVFLNKCDMVDDEELLELVEMEVRELLSQYDFPGDDTPVVRGSALKALEGVPEWEAKIVELAEHLDSYIPEPERAIDKPFLLPIEDVFSISGRGTVVTGRVERGIIKVGEEVEIVGIKPTAKTTCTGVEMFRKLLDEGRAGENVGVLLRGTKREEIERGQVLAKPGSIKPHTQFESEVYILSKDEGGRHTPFFKGYRPQFYFRTTDVTGTIELPEGVEMVMPGDNINMIVTLIHPIAMDDGLRFAIREGGRTVGAGVVAKIIA from the coding sequence GTGTCTAAAGAAAAATTTGAACGTTCAAAACCGCACGTTAACGTTGGTACTATCGGCCACGTTGACCACGGTAAAACTACCCTGACAGCAGCAATCACTACTGTTCTGGCTAAAACTTACGGCGGTAACGCGCGTGCATTCGACCAAATCGATAACGCACCAGAAGAAAAAGCGCGTGGTATCACTATCTCTACTTCTCACGTAGAGTACGACACCCCAACTCGCCACTACGCACACGTAGACTGCCCAGGACACGCCGACTATGTTAAAAACATGATCACTGGTGCTGCGCAGATGGACGGTGCAATTCTGGTTGTTGCTGCGACTGATGGCCCAATGCCACAAACTCGTGAGCACATCCTGTTAGGTCGTCAGGTTGGCGTTCCTTACATCATCGTGTTCCTGAACAAATGTGACATGGTTGATGACGAAGAACTGTTAGAATTAGTTGAAATGGAAGTTCGTGAGTTACTGTCTCAGTACGACTTCCCAGGCGACGACACTCCAGTTGTTCGCGGTTCAGCTCTGAAAGCGCTGGAAGGTGTTCCAGAGTGGGAAGCGAAAATTGTTGAATTAGCTGAGCACTTAGACAGCTACATCCCAGAGCCAGAGCGTGCAATTGACAAACCATTCCTGCTGCCAATTGAAGACGTGTTCTCAATTTCAGGTCGTGGTACAGTTGTTACAGGTCGTGTTGAGCGCGGTATCATCAAAGTTGGTGAAGAAGTTGAAATCGTTGGTATCAAACCAACAGCAAAAACAACTTGTACTGGCGTTGAAATGTTCCGTAAATTACTGGACGAAGGTCGTGCGGGTGAGAACGTTGGTGTTCTGCTGCGTGGTACTAAGCGTGAAGAAATCGAACGTGGTCAAGTCCTGGCTAAACCAGGTTCAATCAAGCCACACACCCAATTCGAATCAGAAGTTTATATCCTGAGCAAAGATGAAGGTGGTCGTCATACTCCATTCTTCAAAGGTTACCGTCCACAGTTCTACTTCCGTACAACTGACGTAACCGGTACTATCGAACTGCCAGAAGGCGTAGAGATGGTAATGCCAGGTGATAACATCAACATGATCGTTACCCTGATCCACCCAATCGCGATGGACGACGGTTTACGTTTCGCAATCCGTGAAGGTGGCCGTACTGTAGGTGCGGGTGTTGTTGCAAAAATCATTGCATAA
- the secE gene encoding preprotein translocase subunit SecE: MSANSEAQGSGRSADIFKWVIVCALLIIAIVGNYYFRQYNLALRAFAVVAVVAIAGAVALWTTKGKATLAFAREARIEMRKVIWPTRQETLQTTLIVAAVTAVMSLILWGLDGILVRLVSFITSLRLF, translated from the coding sequence ATGAGTGCGAATAGCGAAGCTCAAGGAAGTGGACGCAGTGCAGACATTTTCAAGTGGGTCATTGTCTGTGCCCTATTAATAATTGCAATTGTTGGCAACTATTACTTCCGTCAATATAATCTCGCGCTGCGTGCTTTTGCAGTTGTGGCTGTGGTCGCTATTGCAGGTGCTGTCGCTTTATGGACAACAAAAGGTAAAGCAACACTGGCGTTTGCACGCGAAGCTCGCATCGAGATGAGAAAAGTCATTTGGCCTACTCGCCAGGAAACATTACAAACGACTTTAATTGTTGCCGCAGTAACGGCTGTAATGTCATTAATACTGTGGGGATTAGATGGTATCCTGGTGCGTTTAGTTTCATTTATTACAAGCCTGAGGTTATTCTAA
- the nusG gene encoding transcription termination/antitermination protein NusG: protein MSDSPKKRWYVIQAFSGFEGRVAQSLREHIKLHAMEDSFGEVMVPTEEVVEIRSGQRRKSERKFFPGYVLVQMVMNDDSWHLVRSVPRVMGFIGGTSDRPAPISDKEVDAIMNRLQQVGDKPRPKTLFEPGEMVRVSEGPFADFNGVVEEIDYEKSRLKVSVSIFGRATPVELDFGQVEKA, encoded by the coding sequence ATGTCCGATTCACCTAAAAAGCGCTGGTATGTCATTCAGGCATTCTCTGGTTTTGAAGGTCGCGTAGCACAATCTTTACGTGAACATATCAAATTACATGCTATGGAAGATTCTTTTGGCGAAGTTATGGTTCCAACAGAAGAAGTTGTTGAAATCCGTAGCGGTCAGCGCCGTAAGAGTGAACGTAAATTCTTCCCAGGCTATGTCTTAGTCCAAATGGTCATGAATGATGACTCTTGGCACTTAGTACGTAGTGTACCTCGTGTAATGGGGTTCATTGGTGGGACTTCAGATCGTCCAGCACCAATTAGCGATAAAGAAGTTGATGCTATTATGAACCGCTTGCAACAAGTTGGTGATAAACCACGTCCGAAAACACTGTTTGAACCCGGTGAAATGGTTCGCGTTAGCGAAGGTCCATTTGCTGACTTTAACGGTGTTGTTGAAGAAATCGATTATGAAAAGAGCCGCTTAAAAGTCTCTGTTTCTATCTTCGGTCGTGCAACTCCAGTCGAATTGGATTTTGGTCAAGTCGAAAAAGCCTAA
- the rplK gene encoding 50S ribosomal protein L11: MAKKVQAYVKLQVAAGMANPSPPVGPALGQQGVNIMEFCKAFNAKTDSLEKGLPIPVVITVYADRSFTFVTKTPPAAVLLKKAAGVKSGSGKPNKDKVGKVTSAQIREIAETKAADMTGADVDAMMRSIEGTARSMGLVVED, translated from the coding sequence ATGGCTAAGAAAGTTCAAGCCTACGTTAAGTTGCAAGTCGCAGCTGGTATGGCGAACCCAAGTCCACCAGTTGGTCCAGCTCTGGGTCAACAAGGTGTTAACATCATGGAATTCTGTAAAGCGTTCAACGCAAAAACAGACAGCCTGGAAAAAGGTTTACCAATTCCTGTTGTTATTACTGTTTATGCAGACCGTTCTTTCACTTTCGTTACCAAAACTCCACCTGCAGCAGTTCTGCTGAAAAAAGCAGCTGGCGTTAAGTCTGGTTCAGGCAAGCCTAACAAAGACAAAGTTGGTAAAGTGACCTCTGCTCAGATTCGCGAAATCGCTGAAACTAAAGCTGCGGACATGACTGGTGCTGATGTTGACGCAATGATGCGTTCAATCGAAGGTACTGCTCGTTCCATGGGCCTGGTTGTGGAGGACTAA
- the rplA gene encoding 50S ribosomal protein L1, producing MAKLTKRMRNIREKVDATKQYDITEAVALLKELATAKFVESVDVAVNLGIDARKSDQNVRGATVLPHGTGRSVRVAVFTQGANAEAAKAAGAELVGMEDLADKIKAGEMDFDVVIASPDAMRVVGQLGQVLGPRGLMPNPKVGTVTPNVAEAVNNAKAGQVRYRNDKNGIIHTTIGKVDFDADKLKENLEALLIALKKAKPASAKGVFIKKVSLSTTMGAGVAIDQAGLSATI from the coding sequence ATGGCTAAACTGACTAAGCGCATGCGCAATATCCGTGAAAAAGTTGATGCGACTAAACAGTACGACATCACTGAAGCCGTTGCACTGCTGAAAGAATTAGCGACTGCTAAATTCGTTGAAAGCGTTGACGTTGCTGTTAACCTGGGCATCGATGCTCGTAAATCTGACCAGAACGTTCGTGGTGCAACTGTACTGCCACACGGTACTGGCCGTTCAGTTCGTGTTGCCGTATTCACACAAGGTGCAAACGCTGAAGCTGCTAAAGCTGCTGGCGCTGAACTGGTTGGTATGGAAGATCTGGCTGATAAAATTAAAGCTGGCGAAATGGACTTTGACGTTGTTATTGCTTCTCCAGATGCAATGCGCGTTGTTGGCCAATTAGGTCAAGTTTTAGGCCCACGTGGTCTGATGCCAAACCCGAAAGTGGGTACTGTAACACCTAACGTTGCTGAAGCAGTGAATAACGCTAAAGCAGGTCAGGTTCGTTACCGTAACGACAAAAACGGAATCATCCACACCACTATCGGTAAAGTTGATTTCGACGCTGACAAACTGAAAGAAAACTTAGAAGCACTGCTGATCGCGCTGAAAAAAGCAAAACCAGCTTCTGCTAAAGGTGTTTTCATCAAGAAAGTTAGCCTGTCTACCACTATGGGGGCAGGTGTTGCTATTGACCAAGCTGGTCTGTCAGCAACAATTTAA
- the rplJ gene encoding 50S ribosomal protein L10 has product MALNLQDKQAIVAEVSEVAKGALSAVVADSRGVTVAKMTELRKAGREAGVYIRVVRNTLIRRAVEGTSYDVLKDAFVGPTLIAFSNEHPGAAARLFKEFAKANPAFEIKAAAFEGELIQAKDIDRLATLPTYDEAIARLMSTMKEAAAGKLVRTLAALRDQKEAA; this is encoded by the coding sequence ATGGCACTAAATCTTCAAGACAAACAAGCGATTGTTGCTGAAGTCAGCGAAGTAGCCAAAGGCGCGCTTTCTGCAGTTGTTGCTGATTCACGCGGCGTAACTGTAGCAAAAATGACTGAACTGCGTAAAGCAGGTCGCGAAGCTGGCGTTTATATTCGTGTTGTTCGTAACACACTGATTCGCCGTGCTGTTGAAGGTACTTCTTACGATGTACTGAAAGACGCGTTTGTTGGTCCAACCTTAATTGCTTTCTCTAACGAACACCCGGGCGCTGCTGCTCGTCTGTTCAAAGAGTTCGCGAAAGCGAATCCAGCATTTGAGATTAAAGCTGCGGCCTTTGAAGGTGAGTTAATCCAAGCGAAAGATATCGATCGTCTGGCAACTCTCCCAACTTACGATGAAGCAATCGCACGCCTGATGTCAACCATGAAAGAAGCCGCTGCAGGCAAATTGGTTCGTACTCTGGCTGCTCTGCGCGATCAGAAAGAAGCTGCATAA
- the rplL gene encoding 50S ribosomal protein L7/L12, whose product MSITKDQILDAVAEMSVMDVVELITMMEEKFGVSAAAAVAVAAGPAEAAEEKTEFDVVLASVGGNKVAVIKAVRGATGLGLKEAKDMVESAPATIKEGASKDEAEALKKSLEEAGASVELK is encoded by the coding sequence ATGTCTATCACTAAAGACCAAATCCTTGATGCAGTTGCAGAAATGTCTGTAATGGACGTTGTTGAACTGATTACTATGATGGAAGAAAAATTCGGCGTTTCTGCTGCTGCAGCTGTTGCTGTTGCTGCGGGTCCAGCTGAAGCTGCTGAAGAAAAAACTGAGTTCGACGTTGTTCTGGCTTCTGTTGGCGGTAACAAAGTTGCAGTTATCAAAGCAGTTCGTGGTGCAACCGGTCTTGGCCTGAAAGAAGCTAAAGATATGGTAGAGTCTGCTCCAGCGACCATCAAAGAAGGCGCAAGCAAAGACGAAGCTGAAGCTCTGAAAAAATCTCTTGAAGAAGCAGGCGCTTCTGTTGAACTTAAATAA